Part of the bacterium genome, GGACCGGATGGCGGGAGAGGCCGAGATCAAGGCGGCCTACCGCAAGCTGGCCCTCAAACATCATCCAGACCGCAATCCCGGAGAATCCCGGGCCGGCCTGGCCAGCACTTCGTTTCAGGCTGTCAACGAGGCCTATCACACCCTGATCGACAAGGAAAAGAGGGCCCGGTACAACAAGGCCCTTACCGAAAAGGCCGCCGGGGTGGAGGGGGCCACGGTCCAGTCCAACCAGGCCGAGATGTCCTACCGCTACGGGCTGGAGGCCTACAAGACCTCGCAGTTCAAGCGGGCGGTGGAATATTTTAGGGTGTCGGTAAAGCTGAACCCCAAAAAAGCCATCTATTTCAACCGGCTGGGGCTGTCC contains:
- a CDS encoding DnaJ domain-containing protein produces the protein DRMAGEAEIKAAYRKLALKHHPDRNPGESRAGLASTSFQAVNEAYHTLIDKEKRARYNKALTEKAAGVEGATVQSNQAEMSYRYGLEAYKTSQFKRAVEYFRVSVKLNPKKAIYFNRLGLSIIKANGPLEEAKASCERAIQIEMYNPEHYLSLGIVYQTAGMNDKARDQFKEALKWDPKNVQAQKRLEMVGKGDKGFLGGLFGKK